The window ATAGCAGGCAAATCTATATCTTTACACACAGAATTTGAAATTTAGATAAGTCGGAAACAATTTGCTACCTTCTGGCAAAAGCTTGTTTGCATCACTTGATAGTTCATCAAGGGTGACAAGCACAATTGCATGTGGGAGTGGCTTTGTCAATTGCTCTGATAAGGGAGTCAACACGCCCATGCTGATGTCAACTAATCTTTTGAGTGCAAGTCTCTGTACAGAAATACAAATTATAGCTGCCAATCTTTCATAAAGGAATAGAGCATAATAGACAAATGCCTGTNNNNNNNNNNNNNNNNNNNNNNNNNNNNNNNNNNNNNNNNNNNNNNNNNNNNNNNNNNNNNNNNNNNNNNNNNNNNNNNNNNNNNNNNNNNNNNNNNNNNNNNNNNNNNNNNNNNNNNNNNNNNNNNNNNNNNNNNNNNNNNNNNNNNNNNNNNNNNNNNNNNNNNNNNNNNNNNNNNNNNNNNNNNNNNNNNNNNNNNNNNNNNNNNNNNNNNNNNNNNNNNNNNNNNNNNNNNNNNNNNNNNNNNNNNNNNNNNNNNNNNNNNNNNNNNNNNNCACTGCTTCAGCATCTTCTACAGGGGGGAGTTCTCTCAAAAGAATAGAATCTACAGTTGCCAAATCCTAATGTTCATGCAAGAAATCAGTCAGTTTAAACTGGTAAGTCCCTCTAAAAATAGTTGTGTAATAGAAGATACAGTTATAGAATATCAGACCTTGAAAGGCATGCCAACTATAAGCTTCGCAGCAAGAGACCTATAAAGGAGCTCAGGAGCCTGGCAAATAAAGGAGGCTTTCATCATTACACATTGATTCAGACGCGAAATCTATATATCTTTGCTGTAGCTATTTTCTCAATCCAAATAACAAAGTAGCCTTCTTGCTAAATGCATGGAAATTAAGAGACTGTTGAAAGTCATCCTGGTTTAGATTAGAAAATAGCTGCATAGAGATCTCTTCTGGTGGGGTCACACAAGGAAAATATCAATATAGTCCATAAAAAAGGGCAAGGAAGATGCAGCTTACCTTCAACTGATCTAAGGACACTGACATCAGAACAGAGCCATCACGATGAAGGACACCTCTGTAATCTACTGCCTCACCCTGTTGTAAGAACAATTTGTAAGAAATATGGTACCATTAGTTTTAATGATCCAGTAAATGATTGTTTTCTACTTACCTCCTTCTGTAAAGGCAACTGGCCACTTCTACGCTGGAAATCAAAATAGCGCCTATGTTTTTCTTCAAATGGGGCCTAAGAGCACAAGATAAATGTTTTAAGAGAGCTCAAACAATCAGATAAGGCAAAGCACTCCTGAAAAAATTAACATTGCACTATAGTAACTAAACAAGAGGAAAATGAAATGCTAGGGAAAGGAAAAGTTCATTACCACCCCTATTTGAAGGTTTGCAGCCTGAGTTCCAAGATTTGCGAGTCTCCTGCAAGGATCAATTTCTTCCTCTGGTGGTTCTGTCAGGGATACACGGATTGTATCACCCAAGCCATCCTACAAGACAACAAACAGAAGATATAGGCCTTACAACCTGTTCAAGATAaaaatatatatacacatatatataggCCTTACAAGAGACTACTAAGTCATATGTGTGACATGTGTCAGACAATAGCATGGCAAAGGTCTCGAGATACAACAAAGTAACATACAAGCACGGCACTGGAAAGTGATCAAGCAAATCTAGTCTTGTACATCTCAATCAGCTCACTGCAAACTATTCTTCAGTACTCTGAAACTGTTATGGAATCAGCTATCTGAAGTGAGCTAGGGTCCTGAATACCAAGTTTATTGAGTCAAATAAGCAACCTCAGCTTCCAACCATAAGCTTTGAAAAGCAAAGTATTATTTATTCATAAGAAATCAGTAATTCAACTCACTTTAAGAACACTTGTACGAAAGAAACTCATTCACACAACACTAGGAAGTAACAATGTATTTACCATCAAAAGTGTTCCGATGCCAATAGCAGACTTCATCCTCCCATCTTCACCCTCACCAGCTTCGGTAACTCCCAAGTGCAAAGGATaatcccatccaaggttatacattTCCGCTACAAGCAGGCGATATGCTTGGACCATGACAACAGGGTTACTTGCTTTCATTGAAAATACAAAGTTATGGAAGTCCAAATTCCGACAGATCCTAGCAAATTCCAAAGCAGACTCAACCTGAAATTAGTATGGAGAAAATATCATGCATCTATCAAATGATGGTTAAACATATCGTCAGAAAAGAAATAATTACCATTCCCCTTGGAGAATCACCATAGTAGCTCATTATCCGGTCAGAAAGACTACCATGATTTGTTCCAATACGCATGGCTCTTCCATACTTCTTGCATTTCTCAACCAATGGAGAAAAGACCTGAAATGATATTACAGCGGCGCACAAGTAAGATGACACATGATATGTTCGTACGGATTGAAGCAGCAGCAAGAGAATGAATAAAGTTTTGACCTTCTCAATATGTTCAAGCTCCTTTTCGTAATCGTCTTCAGTATATTCCAGCTTCTCAAATTGGGCACGGCGATCGGCTGAAAGTAATGTTCTCAGCACTCATAATACAAGGTTAAGAATTTAGCCAACGCAAATGGGAGACATGATGGTATCACTTACCGAAGTTTCCTGGGTTAACACGGATTTTGTCAAAGCATTCGGCCACTCTTAAAGCTACTGTAGGCGCAAAATGAATATCGGCCACTAGAGGGATGTTGTAACTGTTGAAACACAAAAGGAAAGTGAGGGACTTATTCATGAGAACTAACAGAATCTGTGGCGATTTATTAATCCAGCAAGTACTTACTTCTTCTGGACAAGAGTGTTCTTAATCTCAAAGCAGGCATCAGCCTCCTTTTTACCCTGGACGGTTATTCTAACAAAATCAGCGCCTTTATCTGCAATCCTCATCACCTGCAACAGTGTGATCGATATACTTCATCAGTTGACTAAACAGAAAACATCTAGTAAATGATAAGAGGATTATGCAGGGCTGGCATCCACAGATAGGGAGCGCACCTCTTCCACGGTCTTGGCAacatccttggtatctgaggtggtCATAGTCTGAATCCTCATGGGGTGATCACTGCCAAGTGCCACGTTCCCGACCATCACAGTCCGTGTTTTTCTCCTCCTTGTTTGGTGGATAGATTCGCAGTACTTCTGCCTGGGAACTAAAGAACAAGAACGGGGAAAATCATTCAGTATTTCAGATGATAGAGAGTACAAAGGCACAAAATAACTCCAAAACAAACCCTATAGATATGCAAGGAGACCAGAGCACGGGAAGTATACCAAGAAGTGGGCTTCCTTCGGAGGCCGGCTCGAGCTCCATGGTATCAGACTCTGTACTTGAGCTCCTGACCACGAGCGCCCTGCCTCTCGAGGACCCCGTCCTCAGCGCACCGGGAACGGAGAGGACCTTGGCGAAGTCGACGCTCTTGGTTAAGCCGATGCCTCCGCCGCGGACCTTGACGT is drawn from Triticum dicoccoides isolate Atlit2015 ecotype Zavitan chromosome 6B, WEW_v2.0, whole genome shotgun sequence and contains these coding sequences:
- the LOC119325939 gene encoding 4-hydroxy-3-methylbut-2-en-1-yl diphosphate synthase (ferredoxin), chloroplastic translates to MATGVAPAPLPHVKVRGGGIGLTKSVDFAKVLSVPGALRTGSSRGRALVVRSSSTESDTMELEPASEGSPLLVPRQKYCESIHQTRRRKTRTVMVGNVALGSDHPMRIQTMTTSDTKDVAKTVEEVMRIADKGADFVRITVQGKKEADACFEIKNTLVQKNYNIPLVADIHFAPTVALRVAECFDKIRVNPGNFADRRAQFEKLEYTEDDYEKELEHIEKVFSPLVEKCKKYGRAMRIGTNHGSLSDRIMSYYGDSPRGMVESALEFARICRNLDFHNFVFSMKASNPVVMVQAYRLLVAEMYNLGWDYPLHLGVTEAGEGEDGRMKSAIGIGTLLMDGLGDTIRVSLTEPPEEEIDPCRRLANLGTQAANLQIGVAPFEEKHRRYFDFQRRSGQLPLQKEGEAVDYRGVLHRDGSVLMSVSLDQLKAPELLYRSLAAKLIVGMPFKDLATVDSILLRELPPVEDAEARLALKRLVDISMGVLTPLSEQLTKPLPHAIVLVTLDELSSDANKLLPEGTRFAVTLRGDESYEQLDVLKSVDNITMLLHNVPYGEEKTGRVHAARRLFEYLETNGLNFPVIHHIDFPKSIDRDGLVIGAGSNVGALLVDGLGDGVLLEAANQEFEFLRDTSFNLLQGCRMRNTKTEYVSCPSCGRTLFDLQEISAQIREKTSHLPGVSIAIMGCIVNGPGEMADADFGYVGGAPGKIDLYVGKTVVQRGIAMEGATEALIQLIKDHGRWVDPPTEE